The nucleotide window AGACCGAGGCCGCGAGCGATGAGGTAGAGTCCGAACAGTCCGGACGCGACGCCGAACACGTCACCGGGGAAGTTGAGCGCGTTCGCGAGCACCGAGAGCGGGTAGATCAACAGGACGATCCCGAGCGGGATCAGCACGGTCCCACGCGTCTCGGGGTCGGCGATCACCTGCTTGATCGTATAATACATCGATTCGAGGTCCTGGGCCTGCCGGACGACCACGCGACGGACGCCGTCGATCTGGACGCGCGAGCGGACGACCGGGACGACGCTCTCGTCTTGGGCGCCATCGGTGACCAACAACGCGCGCGCGTCGCCGTCGGTCGAGAGACCGTCGAGGACGGCGTCGAGTTCCTCCCCGACTGCGCGATTGGCGGCGACGTCCGAGCCCTCGGTGCCCGTGATCGCCGCGACCGCGACGGTCTCGTTCGGGTCGATCCGGTCGTAGATGTTGACCCCCTCGAACAGGACGTTCAGATCGCTGTCTTCGGCGTCGGCCGTCGCGAGCGACACCGCGGCGTCACGGACCGCGTCGCGACCGACGACCGGGGTGGACACGTCAGTCTTCCGCCCGAGGTCGTCGTCGAGATCGACACACAGCACCAGCAGCATCCACCGGTCGTAGCACGCCCGGGGTCAAAAGGCTACTCGCGTGACCACTCCAGACTCGGCTCGCCCGTCCCCTCGGGATCGGGCGCGATCTCCTCGCCCGTCCGACGGTCGATAACGTGGATCACGCCCGCGCCGCCTTTCGCCGGGCAGGCCTCAGCGGCGTCGACGTTCTCCGCCACGGACGATTCGTCGACGAAGTACGTCTCGGGGACGGCGATCCCGGTGTCGAAATCCAGCGACCAGGTCTCCGAGACGGCCGCACACTTGCCCGCGCCGATACAGAGGTTCGCCTCGAACAGGAGTTTGTAGGGCTTCTCGTCGATCGGCGGCGCGTCGGACTCACCGATCGACATCGGGTCGAGGTCGCTCATACGATCGGTTGGACACCCCACGACAACGGTCTATCGGTCCCTGCGACCGTCGCCGGTGTCGAACCAGCACCCGCTGGTGCGCGATCGAACGCTATCTTTCGATCGCCGGAACCGACAGAAAAATATTTATTCAATGCCCAGTTAATACTTAGCACATGGCCTCGATCGACCTCACGGTCAGCCAGGAGACGGTCCTTCGGGCGTTGACGGACCTCAACCGGGAGACAAGCGAGCCGGTCAAAGGCGAGCGGATCGCTGACCGGGTCGACCGCGACCCCGGAACGGTTCGCAATCACATGCAGAGCCTGAAGGCCCTCCAGTTGGTGCGAGGGATTCCGGGCCCGAAAGGCGGGTATCAACCGACGACAGACGCCTTCGAGGTGCTGGATTGCCAGCGTCTCGACGGGGCGGTCGAGACCCCGCTGCGGCGGAACGGAGAAACAGTCGAGGACCTCGTCGTGACGGACATCACACTCGCGAACGTCCACGACCCCGAGGGCTCGCGCGCGACGGTCTCGGTCGAAGGGTCACTCGATCGCTTCGAGGGCGGCGATCGCGTCGCAGTGGGGCCGACACCGGGCGCTGGCGTCTCCGTGCGCGGGACGATCACCGCGACAGATCGGTCGGGCCGTGAACTCGTCCTCGAAATCGAGTCCGTCGGGACCGAAGCCGTCGACGTCGCGCGCCCCGCCGCGCCCTGACGGTCGATCGGGGGGTTTTAGCGGGGGCCAGACCATCCGAGCGGTATGATCCTCTCCGACGGAGACATCCGCCGCCGGCTGGACTCCGGCACCCTCGAAATCGAGCCGCTGGCCGATCCAGACCTCCAGATTCAGCCCGCGAGCGTCGATCTCCGACTCGGCCGGGAGTTCCTCGAATTCCGGCACACGAACATTCCCTGTATTCATCCAGACAGCGAACAGGAAGTCGCTGACTACGTCGACGAGACCAGGGTCGATTCGGGCGAGGAGTTCATCCTCCACCCCGGTGATTTCGTGCTCGGCACGACCGTCGAGCGCGTCACCGTTCCGGACGACCTCATCGCCCACGTCGAGGGCCGTTCCTCGCTGGGTCGGCTCGCCGTCGTCGTCCACGCCACAGCGGGGCTGTGCGATCCGGGGTTCGAAGGGAAGATTACGCTCGAACTGTCGAATCTCGGGACCGCACCGGTCGCGCTCACCCCGGAGATGCGGATCTCACAACTCACCTTTACTCAGTTGACGAATCCCGCCGAGCGCCCGTACGGCGA belongs to Halococcoides cellulosivorans and includes:
- a CDS encoding Rrf2 family transcriptional regulator, with the translated sequence MASIDLTVSQETVLRALTDLNRETSEPVKGERIADRVDRDPGTVRNHMQSLKALQLVRGIPGPKGGYQPTTDAFEVLDCQRLDGAVETPLRRNGETVEDLVVTDITLANVHDPEGSRATVSVEGSLDRFEGGDRVAVGPTPGAGVSVRGTITATDRSGRELVLEIESVGTEAVDVARPAAP
- a CDS encoding ferredoxin; the encoded protein is MSDLDPMSIGESDAPPIDEKPYKLLFEANLCIGAGKCAAVSETWSLDFDTGIAVPETYFVDESSVAENVDAAEACPAKGGAGVIHVIDRRTGEEIAPDPEGTGEPSLEWSRE
- a CDS encoding DUF373 family protein, with translation MLLVLCVDLDDDLGRKTDVSTPVVGRDAVRDAAVSLATADAEDSDLNVLFEGVNIYDRIDPNETVAVAAITGTEGSDVAANRAVGEELDAVLDGLSTDGDARALLVTDGAQDESVVPVVRSRVQIDGVRRVVVRQAQDLESMYYTIKQVIADPETRGTVLIPLGIVLLIYPLSVLANALNFPGDVFGVASGLFGLYLIARGLGLEQRLDEAVDQLQSALYAGRVTLITSLVAGLLGIVGVVIGVNELAPPPTELDVFVVGRRLAAVVNAAVVWIAAAGIVSSSGRVVDGYLRGTFEWRHLNAPFYIVAIAGAIHAASGWITGSATQNYLFVMVTAGLMLGLASTFAFAVADARSREEAS
- the dcd gene encoding dCTP deaminase translates to MILSDGDIRRRLDSGTLEIEPLADPDLQIQPASVDLRLGREFLEFRHTNIPCIHPDSEQEVADYVDETRVDSGEEFILHPGDFVLGTTVERVTVPDDLIAHVEGRSSLGRLAVVVHATAGLCDPGFEGKITLELSNLGTAPVALTPEMRISQLTFTQLTNPAERPYGEERGSKYQGQTGPQASRIQSDDEFDR